The Chryseobacterium shigense region AATAGGAACTTTAATTTTTGCATTTTCAGCTTCTCCTGTCATTTCAAGTGAATAATTTTCTCCTGATTTAATTAAACCCGGGGTATCTTCCCATAACACATCAGCAGTTATCGTACCTTGAGGTAATGAAGTACTGTTTAAATATGTCACATTATCCTGCCACATCTTATATGCTTTTTTCACTGGAATATAAAGCCCGTCTGCCTCATTTCCATTATCATCTTTTCCTGTAAAGATGTAAGAATTAGGAGCCAGTTTCCAATCTTTAGCAGCTATAACCGTAATTGTTCCCTGCAAATTTTCAGGGCCACATCCTCCTGTAACGGTAACAGTGTAATTGTAAGTTCCGGCTGTTGCAGCTGTTCCGCTGATAGTAACCGCTGTTCCGTTTACTGTAGCTGTAACACCAGCTGGAAGCCCCGTTACGGAAGCTCCTGTAGCTCCGTTAAAAGTATATACTATCGGAGTGATAGCATTGTTTACCTCTACTGTCTGTGTGCTATTACCTGATGTTAATACCAAATTAGCAGGAGAGTTCACGGTTACTGTCATAGTGTTTGTAGAAGCACACTGTCCGGCATCTGGTGTAAAAGTATAAGTAGTAGTAGCCTGGTTGTTAATTGCAGGAGACCACGTTCCGGTAATACCTTCATCAGATGTTGCAGGCAAAGTAAATGAACTTCCTGAACATACTGGTGCTACTTGTGTAAAAGCTGGTGTAATAGAGGAAGTACAGCCTGCATTCCCTACACAAGCCTCCTGAACAGGTTGTAAATAAGCATGTACAGATGCATTAGCAGGGCTGCCTGCTTCAATAATTACATCTGAATTAAGCTGAAAGGTAGTTGCTATTTTATAGCATAAAACACCATTATGGATCTCAGTATTTAAATTAGAAAAATTCTGACTTGCCCAAAACACTCCGGCAGGGGTATAATATTTAATAGTGACATTACTTCCATTCCATTGATTTTTTGGAATGAAAATGGTGTAATTGTTATTGTTCCTGTTAAAACATATTCCTTTAGCTTTATCAACGCATTGTGCCTGCTTCGTATAATCATTCCAGTCGCTTTGCGGAAGTGGCGCCAGCGTATTGGATACTGCTGCATTTTTAGGGCTGTTTACTTCATAAGTCAAAGTCTGACCGGTAAAATCCTGCGATGTTCCTGCTTTTATGTAATAATACTCCTGACCATTTTTTGTAATCTTAGTCAAATTATTAACATTGTAATTATATCCGTTCCAAAATACACCATTTGAAAGATAAATTCTGAAGTTCACTGTAGTGTCTCCATTCCATTGATTTACAGGAATCAGGGCTTCTGCAAAACCATTGTGCAGACGGTTGAAGCAAACATTGGCTTTATCAACACACTGTTTTTGTTTCGTATAATCATTCCAGTCGCTTTGCGGAACTGCCGCCAACGTATTTGATACTGCTGCATTTTTAGGACTGCTCACTTCATAAGTCAAAGTCTGACCGATAAAATCCTGTGATGTCCCTTCTTTTATATAATAATACTCCTGACCGTTTTTTGTAACCTTAATCAGGTTATTAACATTGTAATTATATACGTTCCAAAGTCCGCCATCAGCAAGATAAATTTTGAAGCTTACCGTAGTGTCTCCATTCCATTGATTTACTGGAATCAGGGCTTCTGCAAAACCATTATGCAGACGGTTGAAGCAAACATTGGCTTTATCAATGCATTGCACTTGCTTTGTATAATTATTCCAGTCGCTTTGCGGAACTGCCGCCAACGTATTTGATACGGCTGCATTTTTAGGACTGCTCACCTCATAAGTCAAAGTCTGGTTGCTGTAATCCTGTGATGTTCCTACTTTTATGTAATAATACTCCTGGCCGTTTTTTGTAACCTTATTCAGGTTGTTAACATTGTAATTATACCCGTTAAAAAGTCCACCATTGGCAAGATAAATTTTGACATTCACCGTAGTGTCTCCACTCCATTGATCTACAGGAATTAAGGCTTCTGCAAAACCATTATGCAGACGGTTGAAACAAACATTGGCTTTATCAACACATTGTTCCTGCTTCGTATAATCATTCCAGTCGCTTTGTGGAATGGGCGCTAAGGTACCGGAAACTGCCGCATCCGAAGGACTGCTTACCTCATAAACTAAAGTCTGGTTGCTGTAATCCTGTGTTGTTCCTACTTTTAGGTGATAATATTCCTGGCCGTTTTTGGTAACCTTAGTCAAATTATTAACATTGTAATTATACCCGTTAAAAAGTCCACCGGTTGTAAAATAAATCTTGAAGGAAACTGTTGAGCCGTTCCACTGATTTACGGGAATCAGGGCTTCTGCAAAACTATTGTGCAGTCGATTAAAACAGACATTGCTGTTTTGGGCTAAAGATGTCAGCCAAAATAAGATTAAAAAAAAGAATGATAATTTTTTTTTCATACTTGAAGATTTTTAATAATTCCTACTCATTGAAGGCTTTTCGGAAAACCGCCTTTTAAGGCGCGAAAATACTTTAAGTTACTTCCAGCACGAAATTTGAGTTGTGTGAATTTATAAATTCACACAGCTTAGAAAAATCAGGCAAAAAAAATCAGCCCTTTATGAATTCCGAATAGCTAATTCCCATATGTTGCTTGAATACTTTAGAAAATGCAGAAGAGCTTTTGTACCCAATATGTTCTGAGATCGCCTGTACTGTATATTTAGTGTATTTAGAATCTTTTTTTAGAAGTTCCAGCAAATATTCTATTCTTTTTTCCTGGAGATACTGGTTAAATCCCTTTTTTAAAAAGTTATTGAAAAAAGAAGAAAGATATGTGGTATTCGTATCTAATTTTTTTGCCAAATATGAAAGTTTGAAATCCGGATCCAGAAATTCTTTATTTTTCTCAATTTCTAAAAACTTTCCTAACATTTGTTGAAAGGCAGTTTCGCCAAAAATTTTATTTATCTCAAAATCATCTTTACTGCCTGTATTTCTTTTATTTTCATCAGCTTGATTTTGGTTTAGAATAATTTGCTCTTTTAGCTGCAAAATGACATCTTCATAATATTTTTGTTTTATATTAATCCTGCGTTTATATTGTTGCAGACTCATATATAGAGTAACGGCTAAAATGCTGCATATAAAAAAAAGGCAAAAAATCAAAATTATGTTTACACTGATGGTATGAAAAAAAAAGTTATCTGCTTTCTGAAAATTAGTGGCATTTTTTTCTCTATTTATGTCTTTAATTTTATACTCCTTTATTAATAGATTGGCATATACAAAATTAAATTTTTTATTGCGAGGACTTTTCTTAGTTGTTATTCCGAACATCCTAAAATCTATTAATGTATCATTAGAATTTTTTATGTCTAATGAAAAGCAAGAGATGATGAAATGGAGTAGGAGTAGTTTTTTTTGAATAAAAGAGGGAATAGCGATCATATCTGTAGTTCAGATGCAAACTTAATTACTACGTGGGTAATTAATCATTACGAATGAGAATATGATTATAGTAAATGAGAATTTGATTTATCCTGTACTTGATATAATTTTTTATTATTAATCAGAAGTTATCAGATATAAGTTTTAATCTTTTGTTCATCAAAAAAACCGCAGTTTAAAGTAACTACGGTTCTATTTTATCTGTAATAAAGCAAATTAACTTTGGTAGCCCAATAATTTTCTGATCTGATAGAAAAATCTTTCAATTAATCTTAAATCCTGAGTTACGATTTCCGCATTTCCTCTAAGCTCTTTATCAAACTTAAGATTTTTGTTATAACTTGTTTTTAATCCTTTTGGAAGAATTACATCTACGTAGTAATTTCCTTTATCGTCAGGGGTAAGAGAAATATTCTGGACTTTTCCTTCTACAATGCCATATTCCTGAAAACGGTAATTGTCAAGTTTAATGAGTACTTTCTGGCCTGTAGCGACCTTTCCGGAGTTAACAGTGGGAACCGACATTCTTCCTACCAGTTTTTCTTTGTTGTTAGGAAGGATAGATAAAATAGGTTCTGCCACTTTTACAAATTGGTTTTCCCCAAAAAACTGTTGAAAACTTGCCATTCCGTCTGTAGAAGAAATCACAAGATAATTCTGCTCCCATTGTTTTAAGGATTTACGCAGCTGTTCAAAAAGCTGTAAAGTCTGTGAAGAGTAGGTGATCTTGTCCTTTTCCGTATTGATGGCTGCGCCACTTTTTGTTTTATTTACATTGGAAATTCCTTCTTCAATCTGGGAAATAGAGATATTGAGATTTTCAAGGTTCTGCTGAGCCTGAAGATATTTTATTTTTTCATTTTCAAGTTCCACAGATGCAATTACTCCCTGATTGTAAAGTTCCTGTGATCTCTGGTAGCTTTTCTTTGATAATTCATACTTAGCCAGCTCCAGATTTTTCTGTTGTTTTAATGTTGCGATTCTTCCCCTGTATTCTACGATACTCTGATTAGCGGCAAGATTTTCCGGCGCATAAGGCTGAAGCCTTGTGAAGAGTTCTTCATCCTGGAAAGCTTTTGCAAAACTGTTGTAATCACCCTGCAGTTCTCCAAGCTTGAATCTTGATGTCTGTGCAATCGGGAAAGAGCCCAATTGGTTGGGAGCAATAGAATCCATAAGTTTTCTCAGCTCCAGAACATCTTTATAGTTTGCTGTGGACTGCATAACCATTAATACATCATCCTTCTTTACTTCCTGATGATCTTTAATAAAAATCTTTTCAATCTTTGAGCTTGTTCTAGCCTCTATTTTTTCAGGCGGATTTTGTGAGGTTACGATAACGGGCGCTGCAACAAATTCCGGATATTTGATGATATAGCTCATCACAAGGATAAGCAAAAGTATAATTAATATGATGCTGTTTCCCCAGCGTATCATCCAATGAGGAGGCTGGGTAAGAATGTCCTGGACACTCTCTGAGCGGAGTTCAATATTGTCTAAAATGTCTTCTTTCATTTTCTGAGATAAAATTTCCCTTATTTCCGGGAAGGATATTATTAATTTCCTAATTCCAGCTGATTCTTCACCAGTCTGTAGTATTCTCCCTTCAAAGCAACCAGTTCAGCATGGTTACCTTCTTCTACTACTTTACCTTTGTCTAAAACTATGATCTTATCGGCATGTTTTACCGTTGACAATCTGTGAGCAATGACAATAGCTGTTTTTCCCTTAAAGAACTGCTCCAGATTCTCCATAATCACTTTTTCATTATTGGCATCCAATGCAGAAGTGGCTTCATCAAAAAAGATGAACTCCGGCGATTTGTAAACGGCTCTGGCAATGAAAAGCCTTTGCTTTTGTCCACCGCTGACCCCTATACCTTCGTTTCCAATTTTTGTATTATAGCTCAGTGGAAGGCTTTCAATGAAATCCTTGATATTTGCAATTTCTACGGCACGCCTCAATTTCTGTTTATCAACATAGTCTTCGCCTACCGCAATATTATTGGCAATAGTATCATTGAAAATATATCCTTCCTGCATTACTACCCCGCAATGATCCCTCCAGAATCTCGGTGAAATATTTTTCAGTTGGGTGTTGCCAAGTTTGATTTCTCCGGCAGTAGGTTCGTAGAATTTCATCAGAAGTTTTAAAAGAGTTGTTTTTCCACTTCCGCTCGCCCCCACAATAGCTGTGGTTTTCTGATAAGGAATGCTGAGACTGAGATCTTCGAATACCGGAACATCAGACCCTATGTAACGGAATGACATATTATTTACATCAATGTCCTTTTGAGGAATCTCAGTTGCATACTGTTCATTTTTGTCTTCTTCATCATCTTTGTCGTGAATTTCACCTAATCTTTCCAGTGAAATTTTAGCATCCTGGGTTTGCTTGATAAAATCAATAAGCTGTAGCAAAGGGCTGTTCAGCTGTCCGATGATATACTGCACGGAAAGCATCATCCCCAGAGTAAGGTTTCCACTTAAAACCAGTTTGGCAGAAAGAAAACTTACCAGAATATCTTTCATCTGATTGATAAAATTTCCACCTACAGACTGCCATTGTTCAAGGGAAAGAGATTTGATCCTGAGCTTGAATAATTTTACCTGAAGGAATTCCCAATCCCAACGCTTCTGTTTTTCCGCGTTATGCATCTTGATCTCCTGCATACCATTGATAAGCTCAATTACTTTACTCTGTTCCTGGGAAACCTGTGAGAATCTTTTGTAATCCAGTTCTTTTCTTTTATTGAGGAAAAAGCTGATCCATCCAACATATAAGGCTGCTCCTACAAGATAAACGATAAATAGCCTGTAATCATAAAATAACAGAACAATGCTGAAAATAATAAGATTGACAAGCGAAAACAGGGTATTTAAAGAGGAGCTCGTTAAAAGCTGTTCAATTCTGTGATGGTCATTGATCCTCTGCATGATATCCCCGGTCATTCTTGTATCAAAAAAGCTTATAGGAAGCTTCATCAGTTTGATAAAGAAATCTGAAATAATCGAAATGTTAATTCTTGCAGAAAGATGGAGAAGAATCCAGCTTCGGATCACTTCAATACCCATTCTTCCAAGAAATAACATGATCTGGGCAAGAAGAACAACATAAATGAAGTTAAGATCCTGGTTCTGTATCCCAACATCTACAATACTCTGGGTAAGGAACGGGAAAATCAGAGAAAGTAAACTTCCAGCCAAAAGACCTACGGCAAGTTGTATAACAAGCGTTTTATATTTAAATAAATACTTGGAAAGAAAAGAGAAACTGGCCTTACTTTCTGCTGTGTCAAATTCCGTCTGAAAAAATGTGGGTGTAGTTTCAAGGATGAGAGCGATTCCTTCTTCCGTATTCTCGTTGGCATTTTCCCCGATCCATGATTTGATAAATTCTTCACGGGTATAGGTAATCAGTCCGTAACTTGGATCTGAAATATATACTTTATTATTTTTATCAATTTTGTAAACAACAACGAAATGGTTCTTGTTCCAGTGTACAATACAGGGAAACGGTACTTCTTCTGCAAGCGTATTAAAATCGATCTGGACTCCAAGGGAGCGGAATCCCAGGTTTTCTGATGCATCACTCAGTCCTAAAAGGCTGCTTCCCTCACGGGTGGTTTCAGAAAGTGCACGGATCTGCTGCAAAGAAATACTTCTGCCATAATATTTACTCACTATTCTGAGGCAGGTTGGTCCGCAGTCTTTGCCATCAGGCTGTTTATAAAAGGGGAATTTTTTCAAAATTTATACTCATTATAAAATGTCGTCATATCGCGACAACATTTTTGCTTTATTCATTGTTATACTTAACTGATCATGGGTTAATAATACTGTTGGTTGCCTCCGCATTTTATCATCAGGACATCTTCTTTAAATTTTTCATATGGTTATTGAATTGTCAGTTTTCAGGGTTTTTAAATTTGTTGGAAACTGCTTTTATTTTTTCCTAAGATAATGAATTTTTAAATTTGGAGGATTTCCTACTGAAGGTCCTCATCCTCCATTAATTCATCAACAAAGAACCAGATATCTTCACGATCATACTTATCCGGGAACTGATAACCGTTAAGAATGAAAATAGGAGTGAAATTTAATCCTGAGTTGCTGTTGTCTTTTGTGATTTCAACAAACGTAGTCAGGTCTTCCGTTTCAGACGATCCGGATAAAGAAAAGATCTTGTTTTCATCTTTTGTTTCAAACCATTCTTCAACAGCTTTTAAAAATTCTTTTTGGGATCCATTGTTATAAATGTTCTTAAAAGACGAAAGTAATTTAGTGTATCTTTCATCAGCCCTTTCCGGAGAATAATTGAAACGGATTTGTACGGAAATATCTTCAGGGTATTTTTCAAGAAGCCCTTCCATGATTTTATGGCCATCTTTACAAAAACCACAGTAAGGGTTCGATATAATTGAAAGACGAAGTTTGGAGTTCTTGCTTCCCAGTACAAAAGTTTCTGTGTCCTGGAATTCTATTTTCTCATTTTCTAAAAGCTGACTTTTAAAAAGTTCATAATTTCTTTTAAATCTGAGGTTTTTAGCATTTGATTTTTGAAGGCTTTCTTTCTGGGAAAGAATATTGCTGAAATATAAAACCGCAGAAAAGGCAAGGATCCACAGAACGGCTGTTAATAATAATATGCCTATGCTGAATGGTGCGTTCTGGAAGAAAATAATGCTAAGCGCTAACTGTCCTGCAAGAATTGAAATGATCAGAAGGCAAACTCTGCAGAAAGTTTTTTCCACAAAAGCCTGGATATATAGAGAATAACCAATTGCCAGTAGTGAAACGAATGTAAATCCTTTTACAATATAAGCTGTTGCCGGAAGGAAAAGTCCCAGTACAGCCAGGCCTGTAAAATAGATCAGGGAAAAATCTGAAAATTTTAAACCTAAAATACTTGTTTTATCCTGCTTTATGATCTTATCACATGAGTTGGCAGTCTGCTTGGCGGAAGTATCTCCGCAA contains the following coding sequences:
- a CDS encoding helix-turn-helix domain-containing protein, which translates into the protein MIAIPSFIQKKLLLLHFIISCFSLDIKNSNDTLIDFRMFGITTKKSPRNKKFNFVYANLLIKEYKIKDINREKNATNFQKADNFFFHTISVNIILIFCLFFICSILAVTLYMSLQQYKRRINIKQKYYEDVILQLKEQIILNQNQADENKRNTGSKDDFEINKIFGETAFQQMLGKFLEIEKNKEFLDPDFKLSYLAKKLDTNTTYLSSFFNNFLKKGFNQYLQEKRIEYLLELLKKDSKYTKYTVQAISEHIGYKSSSAFSKVFKQHMGISYSEFIKG
- a CDS encoding HlyD family secretion protein; translated protein: MKEDILDNIELRSESVQDILTQPPHWMIRWGNSIILIILLLILVMSYIIKYPEFVAAPVIVTSQNPPEKIEARTSSKIEKIFIKDHQEVKKDDVLMVMQSTANYKDVLELRKLMDSIAPNQLGSFPIAQTSRFKLGELQGDYNSFAKAFQDEELFTRLQPYAPENLAANQSIVEYRGRIATLKQQKNLELAKYELSKKSYQRSQELYNQGVIASVELENEKIKYLQAQQNLENLNISISQIEEGISNVNKTKSGAAINTEKDKITYSSQTLQLFEQLRKSLKQWEQNYLVISSTDGMASFQQFFGENQFVKVAEPILSILPNNKEKLVGRMSVPTVNSGKVATGQKVLIKLDNYRFQEYGIVEGKVQNISLTPDDKGNYYVDVILPKGLKTSYNKNLKFDKELRGNAEIVTQDLRLIERFFYQIRKLLGYQS
- a CDS encoding peptidase domain-containing ABC transporter codes for the protein MKKFPFYKQPDGKDCGPTCLRIVSKYYGRSISLQQIRALSETTREGSSLLGLSDASENLGFRSLGVQIDFNTLAEEVPFPCIVHWNKNHFVVVYKIDKNNKVYISDPSYGLITYTREEFIKSWIGENANENTEEGIALILETTPTFFQTEFDTAESKASFSFLSKYLFKYKTLVIQLAVGLLAGSLLSLIFPFLTQSIVDVGIQNQDLNFIYVVLLAQIMLFLGRMGIEVIRSWILLHLSARINISIISDFFIKLMKLPISFFDTRMTGDIMQRINDHHRIEQLLTSSSLNTLFSLVNLIIFSIVLLFYDYRLFIVYLVGAALYVGWISFFLNKRKELDYKRFSQVSQEQSKVIELINGMQEIKMHNAEKQKRWDWEFLQVKLFKLRIKSLSLEQWQSVGGNFINQMKDILVSFLSAKLVLSGNLTLGMMLSVQYIIGQLNSPLLQLIDFIKQTQDAKISLERLGEIHDKDDEEDKNEQYATEIPQKDIDVNNMSFRYIGSDVPVFEDLSLSIPYQKTTAIVGASGSGKTTLLKLLMKFYEPTAGEIKLGNTQLKNISPRFWRDHCGVVMQEGYIFNDTIANNIAVGEDYVDKQKLRRAVEIANIKDFIESLPLSYNTKIGNEGIGVSGGQKQRLFIARAVYKSPEFIFFDEATSALDANNEKVIMENLEQFFKGKTAIVIAHRLSTVKHADKIIVLDKGKVVEEGNHAELVALKGEYYRLVKNQLELGN
- a CDS encoding vitamin K epoxide reductase family protein, which translates into the protein MIFDKLINYLKLDKQEFSFQFNSHPNYPSALAFSDTLNFMGVKNDAYELDKEYWDELPEEFIAIVDNSFSLVKKSGANYSVYSEKAKTLNKEELHNKSTNFVLLFEKTENAENKTVFNFKPLLYAVFAIILGYSFFTQTLSEAIFNVLSLAGVYISLEIFNQKFGNTSTVIGSICGDTSAKQTANSCDKIIKQDKTSILGLKFSDFSLIYFTGLAVLGLFLPATAYIVKGFTFVSLLAIGYSLYIQAFVEKTFCRVCLLIISILAGQLALSIIFFQNAPFSIGILLLTAVLWILAFSAVLYFSNILSQKESLQKSNAKNLRFKRNYELFKSQLLENEKIEFQDTETFVLGSKNSKLRLSIISNPYCGFCKDGHKIMEGLLEKYPEDISVQIRFNYSPERADERYTKLLSSFKNIYNNGSQKEFLKAVEEWFETKDENKIFSLSGSSETEDLTTFVEITKDNSNSGLNFTPIFILNGYQFPDKYDREDIWFFVDELMEDEDLQ